A region from the Drosophila takahashii strain IR98-3 E-12201 chromosome 2L, DtakHiC1v2, whole genome shotgun sequence genome encodes:
- the LOC108067616 gene encoding uncharacterized protein, with translation MKTLQIALVLSAILAIGLAANASWGAKLSSSKLASTQNVTIHKKANVNATVKIIFPVAGTTNTKTIRYISIIDRFTNSSGPVSKIALGGIGYSYATVNVTSQPSQGINVTAQFWVDA, from the exons atgaaGACCTTGCAAATCGCTCTTGTCCTTTCTGCCATTTTGGCCATTGGTTTGGCTGCAAATGCCAGTTGGGGCGCCAAATTATCCAGCAGTAAGCTAGCTAGCACCCAGAACGTAACCATCCACAAGAAGGCAAATGTAAATGCGAccgtaaaaattattttcccagTGGCG GGCACGACCAACACCAAAACTATTCGGTACATAAGTATAATTGATAGGTTCACCAACAGCTCGGGTCCCGTCTCCAAGATAGCTCTGGGTGGTATTGGTTATTCATACGCCACAGTCAATGTCACAAGCCAGCCATCCCAAGGAATCAACGTCACTGCCCAATTCTGGGTCGATGCCTAA
- the LOC108069900 gene encoding probable ATP-dependent RNA helicase DDX23 has protein sequence MVNDKKRRSRSRERYREDRPAVGNPRDRERDRDRARERDRQYEREKDRRQRRSRSREDRVRRRSPERQRPRENVRERSRERAGAPSAGGAEKKAKMDAGDAAPPKPLIVDDEELRDDKDGKLKKEPLSLEELLDKKKREEEARSKPVFLTKEQRALEAIKRRQEEVERQRAAHDAAREQMAAASKVSISMGTAMASGAPPPAIMAPPPKPERRERGGGRDRGDRGDRGERGDDKRAEDLTHKDKEKELEAIRERYLGIIKKKRRVRRLNDRKFVFDWDAGEDTSIDYNNLYKERHHVQFFGRGNVAGIDIKEQKRTQSKFYGDLLEKRRTEAEKEQEKVRLKKMKRKEDKQKWDDRHWSEKDNDEMTERDWRIFREDYNITIKGGRIPNPIRSWNESGFPKEIIDIIDKVGYKEPTPIQRQAIPIGLQNRDIIGVAETGSGKTLAFLIPLLSWIQSLPKIERLEDVDQGPYAIIMAPTRELAQQIEEETTKFGQPLGIRTVVVVGGLSREEQGFRLRLGCEIVIATPGRLIDVLENRYLVLNQCTYIVLDEADRMIDMGFEPDVQKILEYMPVTNLKPDTEEAEDETKLMENFYTKKKYRQTVMFTATMPPAVERLARSYLRRPATVYIGSVGKPTERTEQIVYMMGENDKRKKLMEILSRKIDPPVIIFVNQKKGADVLAKGLEKLGYNSCTLHGGKGQEQREYALAALKSGAKDILVATDVAGRGIDIKDVSLVINYDMAKTIEDYTHRIGRTGRAGKTGCAISFVTKDDSALFYDLKQCVTASPVSTCPPELTNHPEAQHKPGTVVTKKRREEKIFA, from the exons ATGGTTAACGATAAAAAGCGTCGCTCACGATCGCGGGAGCGTTACAGGGAGGATCGGCCGGCGGTGGGGAATCCGCGCGATCGGGAACGGGACAGAGACCGTGCGAGGGAGCGGGATAGGCAGTACGAGAGGGAGAAGGACAGACGCCAAAGGCGGTCGCGTTCCCG GGAGGATCGCGTCAGGCGAAGGTCGCCCGAACGTCAGAGGCCCAGGGAAAATGTCCGTGAGCGGTCCAGAGAAAGAGCAGGAGCTCCATCAGCTGGTGGTGCTGAAAAAAAGGCCAAAATGGATGCTGGCGATGCTGCTCCACCCAAACCCTTAATAGTCGACGACGAAGAGCTGCGGGACGACAAGGATGGCAAGCTGAAGAAGGAGCCGCTCTcgctggaggagctgctggaCAAGAAGAAGCGAGAGGAGGAGGCCAGGAGCAAGCCGGTCTTCCTGACCAAAGAGCAGCGCGCTCTGGAGGCCATCAAGCGGCGccaggaggaggtggagcgcCAGCGAGCCGCCCACGATGCGGCCCGTGAGCAAATGGCTGCCGCCAGCAAGGTCAGCATCTCCATGGGCACGGCCATGGCCTCGGGAGCTCCGCCGCCGGCCATCATGGCACCGCCACCCAAGCCGGAGCGTCGGGAAAGAGGAGGCGGGCGGGATCGGGGCGATAGGGGCGATCGCGGAGAGCGAGGCGATGACAAGCGGGCCGAGGATCTCACCCACAAGGACAAGGAGAAGGAACTGGAGGCCATTAGGGAGCGTTACCTGGGCATAATCAAGAAAAAGCGTCGCGTTCGCCGGCTCAACGATCGCAAATTCGTTTTCGACTGGGACGCCGGGGAAGATACCTCCATAGACTACAACAATCTGTATAAAGAACGTCATCATGTTCAGTTCTTTGGCCGAGGAAACGTGGCCGGCATCGATATCAAAGAGCAGAAGCGCACGCAGAGCAAATTCTATGGAGATCTCCTAGAGAAAAGGAGAACGGAGGcggagaaggagcaggagaAGGTGCGTCTAAAGAAGATGAAGCGAAAGGAAGACAAACAAAAGTGGGATGATCGACACTGGTCCGAAAAGGACAACGACGAGATGACCGAACGCGATTGGCGCATCTTCAGGGAGGACTACAATATCACCATCAAGGGTGGAAGGATTCCCAATCCCATTAGAAGCTGGAATGAGTCCGGTTTCCCCAAGGAGATCATCGACATCATCGATAAGGTGGGCTACAAGGAACCCACGCCCATTCAGCGGCAAGCTATTCCCATTGGCCTGCAGAACAGGGATATTATTGGCGTGGCCGAGACGGGTTCGGGTAAAACATTGGCCTTCCTCATACCCCTGCTCTCGTGGATTCAGTCGCTGCCCAAGATCGAACGCCTGGAGGATGTGGATCAGGGTCCTTATGCCATCATCATGGCTCCCACGCGCGAGTTGGCCCAGCAGATCGAGGAGGAAACAACCAAATTCGGCCAGCCCCTGGGCATACGAACGGTGGTCGTTGTGGGCGGTTTGTCCCGAGAGGAGCAGGGCTTCCGCCTGCGTTTGGGCTGCGAGATTGTCATCGCCACGCCCGGCCGTCTCATTGATGTGCTGGAAAATCGCTACTTGGTGCTCAACCAATGTACGTACATTGTTCTCGACGAAGCCGATCGCATGATAGACATGGGCTTCGAGCCCGATGTCCAGAAGATCCTGGAATACATGCCTGTTACAAACCTAAAGCCCGATACCGAGGAGGCCGAGGACGAAACGAAGCTAATGGAGAACTTCTACACCAAAAAGAAGTACCGCCAAACCGTGATGTTTACGGCTACGATGCCGCCGGCTGTCGAGCGATTAGCTCGTTCATATCTCCGGCGACCGGCGACGGTTTACATTGGATCCGTAGGAAAGCCGACAGAGAGAACCGAACAAATTGTCTACATGATGGGCGAGAACGACAAGCGCAAGAAGCTCATGGAAATTTTATCAAGGAAGATCGATCCACCGGTTATTATATTCGTCAATCAAAAGAAGGGCGCCGATGTGCTGGCCAAGGGACTGGAGAAGCTGGGCTACAACTCCTGCACGCTGCACGGCGGCAAGGGTCAGGAGCAGCGAGAGTACGCATTGGCTGCCTTGAAATCGGGCGCCAAGGACATTCTGGTGGCCACCGATGTGGCTGGTCGTGGTATCGACATCAAGGATGTGTCCCTGGTCATCAACTACGACATGGCCAAGACCATCGAGGATTACACCCATCGTATTGGTCGTACGGGTCGTGCTGGCAAGACTGGTTGTGCCATCTCGTTCGTCACCAAGGACGACAGTGCTCTGTTCTACGACCTGAAGCAGTGCGTAACTGCGAGTCCTGTCTCGACCTGTCCGCCGGAGCTAACGAATCACCCGGAGGCGCAGCACAAACCGGGCACGGTGGTCACCAAAAAGCGAAGGGAGGAGAAAATATTCGCCTAA
- the Atac2 gene encoding cysteine-rich protein 2-binding protein, producing MNRPSDWDDPQGPCRYCEMAVEDDNYLECQQCRRMVHIKCLPHASTPGDLLGDIFFEFTCVKCVLDKAQGSAVPTSLEPIKEVILRQRIPWLLVLTLTLYNLSIKQKGLGHHGFFHWRTHIISFVDKNWNFIFGPNVRRRKQWTGSVSGALSHNSPEYFQSGLDVFQEHGWWKLAKPFLTPRSVLREYEKKQLQRQQLRIEKRLPAADETSCSSEISVTDHSQDTQLIKVEPETNSSAEGCARTIPYMGCQPKVQAPPVAAPQEPLPTPLVPQENTVPPPEEPQHQPLSMVQASLMDFLAESLGGDDFSMFGSLPGIMPPPLIGAGKSDFFMTEPLLQAPSNSEGLYDMDTSFGLPSSTKEVRGTKHIKEEVQEESKTNSTEEACTESSEEPKDGEEEDDKTEEEDAQQPRIVQVTNYQVQEASEAVKEEPMEEEMQDEDDTLQAETPFIEQCKPSGFVRQPRRNWPWLQEAQDSDDLAIPSENLQLMSVYEEQKLYQRLHGIISLERQCQITIPAYVRRLYRKLSLRKWKRDHNRPIFNLDEHIDPLGRARLKMLGHQQAQILDRYQLLAHSRQDARSSFHARLAGCTQYELFQSPYSQRVLHPFIFRSETMAPPWLKLMCELQHRVNGSHPTRSTVDFCFVRPQHIPAVNALLQSSFWPNIDVSECLSYPDYSVVALYKKLVVGCGFLVPDVGYNEAYISFMAVRPSWQRSGIASFMLYHLIQTCSSKDITLHVSATNSAVMLYQKFGFKMEEIILDFYDKYMPLDSKQSRNAFFLRLQR from the exons ATGAATCGGCCCAGCGATTGGGATGATCCCCAAGGACCCTGCAGATACTGCGAAATGGCGGTGGAGGATGACAACTACCTGGAGTGCCAGCAGTGCCGTCGAATGGTGCACATCAAGTGCCTGCCACATGCGAGCACGCCCGGGGATCTTTTGGGCGACATATTTTTCGAGTTCACGTGCGTCAAGTGCGTGCTGGACAAGGCGCAAGGATCGGCGGTGCCCACGTCCCTGGAGCCCATCAAGGAAGTGATACTGCGCCAAAGGATTCCCTGGCTACTGGTGCTCACGCTAACGCTATACAATCTGTCCATCAAACAGAAGGGCTTGGGCCACCACGGTTTCTTCCACTGGCGCACCCACATCATCAGCTTTGTGGACAAGAACTGGAACTTCATATTCGGACCCAATGT tcGCCGCCGGAAGCAATGGACGGGTTCTGTATCTGGAGCCCTGTCCCACAACAGTCCGGAGTACTTTCAGTCGGGCCTGGATGTATTTCAGGAACACGGCTGGTGGAAACTGGCCAAGCCCTTCTTAACGCCAAGAAGTGTCCTCAGGGAAT atGAGAAAAAGCaactgcagcggcagcaattACGGATTGAAAAGCGTTTGCCCGCCGCCGATGAGACCAGCTGCAGCAGCGAGATCTCGGTGACCGATCATAGCCAGGACACTCAGCTTATAAAAGTTGAACCCGAAACAAACAGCTCAGCAGAAGGCTGTGCCCGTACCAT TCCCTATATGGGTTGCCAGCCCAAGGTGCAGGCACCACCTGTAGCCGCGCCACAGGAACCACTTCCGACGCCATTAGTTCCCCAAGAAAATACAGTCCCACCCCCTGAGGAACCCCAGCATCAACCATTGAGCATGGTTCAAGCTAGTCTGATGGATTTCCTGGCTGAGAGTTTGGGAGGCGATGATTTCAGCATGTTTGGTAGCCTACCAGGCATAATGCCTCCTCCCCTGATTGGCGCGGGTAAAAGCGATTTTTTCATGACCGAACCTCTGCTGCAGGCGCCTTCGAATAGTGAAGGTCTATACGATATGGATACTAGTTTTGGTTTACCAAGTAGCACCAAGGAAGTCAGGGGAACGAAACACATCAAAGAAGAGGTCCAAGAGGAGTCGAAAACCAATTCAACAGAGGAGGCTTGCACCGAAAGCAGTGAGGAGCCAAAAGATGGCGAGGAAGAGGATGACAAAACGGAAGAAGAGGACGCACAACAGCCACGCATTGTGCAGGTCACAAATTACCAGGTGCAAGAGGCAAGTGAAGCGGTTAAAGAGGAGCCAATGGAAGAGGAAATGCAAGATGAAGACGATACGCTACAGGCTGAAACGCCGTTTATAGAGCAGTGCAAACCAAGTGGATTTGTGAGACAGCCCCGGAGAAACTGGCCTTGGCTGCAGGAGGCGCAGGATTCCGATGACCTGGCCATACCCAGCGAAAATCTTCAATTGATGAGCGTGTACGAGGAGCAGAAGTTGTATCAACGCCTGCATGGAATTATCTCCTTAGAGCGGCAATGCCAAATAACCATACCCGCCTATGTGCGGCGTCTGTATCGAAAGCTGTCCTTGCGGAAATGGAAAAGGGACCACAATCGCCCCATATTTAACCTCGATGAGCATATAGATCCCTTGGGCAGAGCGCGCCTAAAAATGCTGGGTCATCAGCAGGCTCAAATACTGGATAGATATCAACTTTTGGCCCATTCGCGGCAGGATGCAAGGAGTTCCTTCCACGCTCGTCTCGCAGGATGCACTCAATACGAGCTCTTTCAGTCGCCCTACTCGCAGCGAGTTCTCCACCCCTTCATCTTCCGCAGCGAAACGATGGCTCCGCCCTGGCTAAAACTCATGTGCGAGCTGCAGCACCGAGTGAACGGATCGCATCCCACGAGATCCACTGTTGACTTTTGCTTTGTGAGACCACAGCATATTCCAGCGGTGAATGCATTGCTGCAGAGCTCCTTTTGGCCGAATATTGATG TGAGCGAGTGCCTCAGCTATCCGGACTACAGTGTAGTGGCTTTGTATAAGAAACTGGTAGTCGGCTGTGGATTTCTGGTGCCCGATGTGGGCTACAATGAGGCCTACATCTCGTTCATGGCCGTGCGTCCCAGTTGGCAACGGAGTGGCATCGCCAGCTTTATGCTGTACCATCTCATCCAGACGTGCAGCTCCAAGGACATAACGTTGCATGTTTCCGCCACCAATTCCGCAGTGATGTTGTACCAAAAGTTCGGTTTCAAGATGGAGGAAATCATTCTTGACTTCTACGACAAGTACATGCCGCTGGACTCGAAGCAGAGCAGAAATGCGTTCTTTTTGAGATTACAGAGATGA
- the amos gene encoding basic helix-loop-helix transcription factor amos translates to MLTNNEIMEQFYFPDESPAIPEFLGNDTFQQLEQLMYQQEFSTSDSQSDGTNSCSLEMYYDTPAVLELEHMLSAQEQQQQQHQSNPLGKIQGRSSKYWNKQQRSKPYDKLSTSMSSSASSASSTSGSSTGFGGEVLKKRRLAANARERRRMNSLNDAFDKLRDVVPSLGHDRRLSKYETLQMAQAYIGDLVTLLSRDY, encoded by the coding sequence ATGTTGACCAACAACGAGATAATGGAGCAGTTCTACTTCCCCGACGAGTCCCCAGCGATTCCCGAGTTCCTGGGCAACGATACCTTCCAGCAGTTGGAGCAGCTGATGTACCAGCAGGAGTTCAGCACCAGCGATAGTCAGTCAGATGGAACTAACAGTTGCTCTCTGGAGATGTACTACGATACTCCGGCTGTCCTGGAATTGGAGCACATGCTGAGTGCccaggagcaacagcagcagcagcaccaatCGAATCCTTTGGGCAAGATCCAGGGCAGGAGCTCAAAGTACTGGAACAAACAGCAAAGGAGCAAACCGTACGACAAGCTGTCCACCTCCATGTCATCATCCGCATCCTCCGCCTCATCGACTAGCGGATCCTCCACGGGATTCGGCGGCGAAGTCCTGAAGAAGCGGCGACTGGCGGCCAATGCCCGCGAACGGAGGCGCATGAACAGCCTGAACGATGCCTTCGACAAGCTGCGTGATGTGGTTCCTTCTCTGGGCCACGATCGACGACTGTCTAAATACGAAACTCTGCAAATGGCGCAGGCATACATCGGAGATTTGGTCACGTTGCTCTCCAGAGACTACTAG
- the LOC108067649 gene encoding solute carrier family 12 member 9, producing the protein MSASAEQETAPIANSGNGRSGSVFRSFGSLFGGSQNSGDRPPTPQDGDGYVEFGMQDPERNNGRTLGTFAGVFSPVALSMFSALVFIRVGYIVGNAGLYITLLQFLIAYAILLFTVASVCAISTNGAIEGGGVYFMISRTLGLEFGGSIGTLFFFANVVGSAMAISGCTEGIMDNFGPRGHFGSPFEDGPWWRFLTSSLINTLQLLVCLVGAALFAKTSVLILGTVTVCLFATYISFLVVGATNDTIPVPGDNSLSNTTQFLDYTGLNTTTLRDNLGSHYGHDYTSNGKQVDFSTTFGVLFSGVTGIMAGANMSGELKNPSKSIPWGTLSAVAFTFVSYIILSFLMSCTTPYLTMQNNYLFLLPVNLWPPFTAIGILTATFSTSLSNLIGSSRILEALSKDQVFGSLLNFVLHGTWKGNPIAAVAVSWCLVECILLIGSFNIIAQINSVLFMLSYLATNLACLGIELTGAPNFRPLFKYFTWHTCLVGLLGTLIMMFVINPIYASSCIILCLILVIALHLFSPATQAAQWGSISQALMFHQVRKYLLMLDPRKDHVKFWRPQILLLVSSPRSCCPLVDFVNDLKKSGLYIIGHVKLGDFKGVEDAEENQQWWSFLDHMRVKAFTEVTLSRSIREGVQHLIRLSGIGAMKPNTIILGFYDNEAPRDFFQNGSSPYKTDDFNNGEIQNFPIRRDGDPKQFQIQEYVQILCDTLRMKKNLCLCRNFQRLDKNFISISKHVKYIDVWPINMFNPTSGDPFDMVSLFMMQLAVIMLAKWKHLRVRIFLCEANDERTVGTFDTQAPQMEIFSKMKLEQSLKELRITADIVEIQEWSRDTDFSRHAATLKQFTAQADNVLLEDDDEVGEETLNRSLLYMQRANQIIRERSDQTALSFIYLAAPPKLSTPDFAQRSASYMELLTELTAELPPTILVHGVSTVTSTTL; encoded by the exons ATGAGCGCTTCCGCGGAGCAGGAGACGGCTCCCATTGCAAATTCCGGCAACGGTCGCTCGGGAAGCGTTTTCCGCAGCTTCGGATCCCTTTTCGGCGGCAGCCAAAACAGCGGAGACCGCCCGCCCACGCCGCAGGATGGCGATGGCTATGTGGAGTTCGGGATGCAGGATCCGGAACGGAATAACGGACGCACACTGGGCACATTCGCCGGAGTCTTCAGTCCGGTGGCTCTGTCCATGTTTAGTGCTTTGGTTTTCATCCGAGTCG GTTACATTGTTGGAAATGCGGGCCTGTACATAACCCTGCTGCAGTTCCTCATAGCCTACGCAATTCTGCTTTTCACTGTGGCTTCGGTCTGCGCGATTTCGACCAATGGAGCAATAGAAGGAGGAGGCGTTTATT TCATGATCAGTCGCACGCTGGGCTTAGAGTTTGGTGGCTCGATCGGAACCCTCTTTTTCTTTGCCAATGTGGTGGGATCTGCGATGGCCATTTCCGGTTGCACCGAGGGTATCATGGATAACTTCGGACCGCGTGGGCACTTCGGCTCTCCTTTTGAGGATGGCCCTTGGTGGCGCTTCCTTACCAGCAGCTTGATAAATACCCTGCAGCTGCTGGTCTGCCTGGTGGGTGCCGCTCTGTTCGCAAAGACGTCAGTGCTTATTTTGGGCACCGTGACCGTTTGCCTGTTCGCCACGTACATCAGTTTCCTGGTTGTGGGCGCCACCAATGATACG ATACCCGTACCCGGGGACAATAGTTTATCAAACACTACACAATTTCTGGACTATACGGGTCTCAATACCACCACGCTGCGGGATAATCTGGGATCCCACTACGGCCATGATTACACTTCGAATGGAAAGCAAGTGGATTTCTCCACTACCTTCGGTGTGCTGTTTTCGGGAGTTACTGGAATTATGGCCGGAGCGAATATGTCCGGGGAGCTAAAGAACCCATCGAAGAGCATTCCCTGGGGAACACTATCTGCGGTGGCGTTCACATTCGTCTCCTACATCATCCTGTCCTTCCTGATGAGCTGCACAACTCCGTACCTCACCATGCAGAATAATTATCTGTTTTTGTTGCCTGTGAATCTGTGGCCCCCATTTACGGCGATTGGAATTTTGACCGCTACCTTTTCCACCAGTCTGAGCAACCTGATTGGTTCCAGTAGGATTTTGGAGGCCTTGTCTAAGGATCAAGTCTTCGGAAGCCTGCTGAACTTTGTGCTTCATGGAACTTGGAAGGGAAATCCCATAGCAGCGGTTGCAGTGAGCTGGTGCCTCGTGGAGTGCATCCTGCTGATAGGATCCTTCAACATCATTGCCCAGATTAATTCGGTGCTTTTCATGCTGTCCTATTTGGCCACCAACCTGGCTTGCTTGGGCATCGAGCTTACGGGTGCTCCAAACTTTAGACCGCTCTTCAAGTACTTCACCTGGCACACCTGTCTGGTTGGATTACTGGGCACCCTGATCATGATGTTTGTGATCAACCCCATTTACGCCTCGTCCTGCATTATTTTGTGTCTCATCCTTGTGATTGCATTGCACCTATTCTCGCCGGCCACTCAAGCAGCTCAATGGGGCTCGATTTCCCAGGCCCTGATGTTCCACCAGGTGCGAAAGTACTTGTTGATGCTGGATCCCCGCAAGGATCACGTTAAATTCTGGCGTCCGCAAATCCTGCTGTTGGTCTCATCACCCCGTTCCTGCTGTCCCTTGGTGGATTTTGTCAATGACCTGAAGAAGAGTGGTTTGTACATCATTGGTCATGTGAAGTTGGGTGACTTCAAGGGTGTGGAAGATGCCGAGGAGAACCAGCAGTGGTGGTCGTTCCTGGATCACATGAGAGTCAAGGCCTTCACGGAGGTCACCTTGAGCCGGAGCATCCGGGAGGGAGTCCAGCACTTGATTCGCCTGTCGGGAATCGGAGCAATGAAACCGAACACAATTATTTTGGGATTCTACGACAACGAGGCTCCCCGGGATTTCTTTCAAAA CGGTTCCTCCCCCTATAAAACGGATGACTTTAACAACGGCGAAATCCAAAACTTTCCCATTCGGCGTGATGGCGATCCTAAGCAGTTCCAAATCCAGGAATACGTCCAGATACTTTGCGACACCCTTAGGATGAAGAAAAATCTGTGTCTTTGCAGGAACTTCCAAAGATTggacaaaaattttatatccAT aAGCAAGCATGTAAAATACATAGATGTGTGGCCCATCAATATGTTTAATCCAACATCTGGAGATCCCTTCGACATGGTGTCCTTGTTCATGATGCAATTGGCGGTGATAATGCTGGCCAAATGGAAGCATCTGCGAGTAAGAATTTTCCTGTGCGAGGCCAACGATGAGCGAACAGTGGG CACTTTTGACACTCAGGCCCCTCAGATGGAGATCTTCTCCAAGATGAAGCTGGAGCAATCCCTCAAGGAGCTGCGCATCACAGCCGACATTGTGGAGATCCAGGAATGGAGTCGGGACACCGATTTCAGTCGACATGCTGCCACTCTTAAGCAGTTTACCGCTCAGGCGGATAATGTATTGCTGGAGGATGATGACGAGGTGGGCGAGGAGACTCTGAATCGCTCGCTGCTCTACATGCAGCGAGCCAATCAAATCATACGCGAACGCTCGGATCAGACGGCATTATCGTTCATCTATCTGGCCGCTCCGCCGAAGCTCTCGACTCCAGATTTCGCGCAACGCAGCGCCAGCTACATGGAACTACTAACCGAACTGACCGCCGAGTTGCCGCCCACAATTCTCGTCCATGGTGTCAGTACGGTGACATCCACGACGCTCTAG